The nucleotide window taaatttaccatattatcctcatttaattaataattttaatttttaatatttatattaactAGAgcattttttgatattttgaatgtttcatcattttctttttgattttgaaaaattgtttaaaataaCTTCGATTTTGGAAAACTGTTTTACTTGTGAACAACAGTCGGTAGCATTACTTATTTTGGAAATTACAATTCTAGAaggttttaaaatttggaaaaatggaaagtagattaaaaaaaaagaaaaaaaaaagaggacatTCAACAAGtaagttcactcaaaagaacaaaaagagcTCATAATGTAAAGATTTTATTGGGTGTTGTTAGGCTGATCAACCGGTCAACATACGTGTCCAGATTTTATTGGGTGTTGTTAAGAAGTCCACTAGGCAGACCACAACTTCAAATGATATTGACCTCATAAGATCACAAATTTGACTTGCaaactatttttctttttttagtaaaGACTTGAAAACCAAATTTTTGCGCCCAACCTACCCCTACAAAAGAGGCGGCCCCACAAAACGTGTGCCGCTGTAATTCGATGAATCGGTAAAGGGTATTTCGGTCATTCAGTCTCTTCTACGGCTCTCCTCAACTGATTCTGAGATTCAGAGAGtcgtatatatatacgtagAGACTCTGCACCTCCGGTCTTTCACAAATCAATCCGTggctctctcttttctctctcatttctctgTCTGAatttctctcactctctttctTCGCTAGCCTCTTGAGGCTTCTTCATCCAAATTTCTCTGTCTGGGGGTTGGTCGATTTTGATCCAGGCCAAAATCCGTAAGTCAGCttactactctgttttctgcaaATTGCGTGTTTTATTTCATGTAGCCAAAGAATTGCATTTCTGCATtagtttttgtgtttatgATTTTGGTACTTGTGAATTGGTGGATCTGTGATAGATATGTGGAATTTCAGTGTTTGTATACTAATTAGCTTTGATTTACTATCATGACAttgcttatttttttatctggGATCTGTGAAACAAGAAATGGGTTCTCATGAATGGGGATCAGATCTTCATGTGTTTAATCCAAATGGGTGGGTGATTTCGTATTGTCATTTATGCCTGAATATGCATGATCTGATATTTGATATATTGGGTCTGTTAGATTTAGTGAATGTTGTCCTGAATTTTGGTCTTGCTTGTTGTCTGGTGTTTGATATCGATTTGGGTCTGTTTACTTGCTTGTAGGTGAAGgaaaaaacattttaaaaaaagttaatgcTAGCATATCACGTTGGTAACTTCTTAGGATACTGATGAGTCATTTCTAAGAAATTCATTGTGCAGGATGTGCTTGATTTGATGCTTTAGAGCTTTTAACGACCAACTTAAAGTAAATGTAATGCTTGATTTCActtttcttttgctctgtTTTGTGAGAAACCAAGGGGATCTGTCATTGAACTGATCTGTTACCTGTGGTTTGACAATGTCCTACTAGTGCCATTTTAATTGCAGTTAGGGTTATGGGattttttaaagttgtttACATGTTTGTCAAACTGTGTGGTCGATTTTCAcctgtttatttgtttttatgtaaCTTCGTGTTCTCATTTTAGTCTTCTCATATTGCTTCTGTAGAAGGTTCCTTGACATGGGTTCATATACCCCCAAGAACATCCTCATAACTGGGGCTGCTGGCTTCATTGCATCTCATGTTGCCAACCGGCTCATCCGCAGTTACCCTGACTACAACATTGTTGTGCTTGACAAGCTTGACTATTGTTCAAATCTGAAAAACCTCCTTCCCTCTAAATCATCACCCAATTTCAAGTTTGTTAAGGGGGACATTGGCAGTGCTGATCTTGTCAACTATCTCCTCATCACTGAGTCGATTGACACCATAATGCATTTTGCAGCCCAGACCCATGTCGACAATTCCTTTGGTAACAGCTTTGAGTTCACAAAGAACAACATCTATGGCACCCATGTTCTGCTAGAAGCATGCAAAGTGACTGGCCAAATCAGGAGGTTCATCCATGTCAGCACAGATGAGGTCTATGGTGAGACTGATGAAGATGCTGTTGTAGGAAACCATGAAGCATCTCAACTCCTCCCAACAAATCCATACTCTGCAACAAAAGCGGGAGCAGAAATGCTTGTTATGGCATATGGGAGATCATATGGATTGCCTGTTATAACGACCCGTGGAAACAATGTTTATGGACCAAATCAATTTCCTGAAAAATTGATTCCAAAGTTCATTCTGTTGGCCATGCAAGGGAAGCCTCTTCCAATTCATGGGGATGGCTCTAATGTGAGAAGCTATCTATATTGTGAGGATGTTGCTGAAGCTTTTGAACTCATTCTTCACAAGGGGGAAGTTGGCCATGTTTACAATATTGGaacaaagaaggaaaggaGAGTTATTGACGTGGCCAAAGATATATGCAGACTTTTCTCAGTGGACCCAGAGACAAACATCAAGTTTGTTGAAAACAGACCTTTCAATGATCAGAGGTATTTCCTAGATGATCAGAAGCTGAAGATTTTGGGGTGGTCAGAGCGAACTATATGGCAAGAGGGGTTGAAGAAGACTATAGAATGGTACACTAAGAATCCTAATTGGTGGGGTGATGTATCTGGGGCACTGCTGCCTCATCCACGAATGCTGATGATGCCTGGTGGGATTGAGAGACATCTGGAAGGGTCTGAAGAGGAAAAATCTGAATCTTTTGTCCCAAGTAATACCCGAATGTTGGTTCCACCTTCCAAAAGCTGTAGCTCTCCTCGTAAACCTCCCTTTAAGTTCTTGATCTATGGTAAGACTGGCTGGATTGGAGGTGTACTTGGAAAGCTATGTGAAAAACAAGGGATTCCTTTTGAATATGGCAAAGGGCGTCTACAGGATCGATCATCACTCTTGGCAGATATTCAAAATGTCAGGCCAACCCATGTGTTCAATGCTGCTGGTGTGACTGGTAGACCTAATGTTGATTGGTGTGAATCCCATAAAGCAGAAACTATTCGAACCAATGTTGCTGGAACCTTAACCCTAGCAGATGTTTGCAGAGAGCATGGACTCTTGATGATGAATTTTGCCACTGGCTGCATATTTGAGTATGATGCTAAACATCCGGAGGGTTCTGGAGTTGGATTCACTGAAGAGGACAAacccaatttttttggttcgtTCTATTCCAAAACCAAGGCCATGGTAAATTCACTCAGACTTCCTGGTTTGATTcgttattcttcttctttttaagtcttacatttttttattttatttgttaatcaGGTTGAGGAGCTGTTGAAAGAATTTGACAATGTTTGCACGCTCAGAGTGCGAATGCCCATCTCATCTGACCTGAACAACCCTCGTAACTTCATCACTAAGATTTCTCGTTATAACAAAGTGGTTAATATCCCTAACAGCTTGACCATCTTGGATGAATTACTACCCATCTCTATTGAGATGGCGAAGCGGAACTTGAGAGGTATATGGAACTTTACAAACCCTGGGGTCGTTAGCCATAATGAGATTCTGGAGATGTACAAGCAATACATTGACCCAAAGTTTACATGGGCAAATTTCACAATTGAAGAGCAAGCCAAGGTTATAGTTGCAGCTCGAAGCAACAATGAAATGGATGCATCCAAGTTGAAGAAAGAGTTCCCTGAGTTGCTACCAGTCAAGGAGTCGCTGATTAAGTATGTTTTTGAACCAAACAAGACAAACTCCACACAATAAGCAAATCTCAGTTATAGACCTCAGGATTAACCTCTGCCTTCCGCATTAGGTGATATGCTATAGATTACCTCAATTTAGTTTAATCAGTATCAGTCATTATTCATTCTTAGCCTTGTCTCATTATTTCTTCTGTGCTAGAGGTGTTGGGTATGATTTTACCAAGtgtgcttctttcttttctgttttcttgggTGTATCTTAGTTTCCTTTGTGTTCCATTTTATAAGAAACTTTGAACAGGTTCCCTATAGATGATTCTGTAATTTTGCATTCAGTTCAATGAACATGTGGTGTTGCATTCTGCCCCTTCGACTCaagacccaaaagaaaatccaGGGAGAAATCGTCTAAAGCTTGGTAGTATAATTATTCATGCatggattttaatttcaaaaccaACGCGTTCAGAAGACTTTTTGACAGTGTCAACCAAAGATTATCTGAAATAGCTGAAAATGTTCgttggtttttttcttcttttatttatagcATTTGGTTGAAATAGATAAGATTAATTTTGGAGTTTGTTATAATCGAAATactatttttgtttgctttttcgTCTTAATACTCAAAACTTTGGGGAAAGTATACCATTTTTCTGTTAAAAACTTAACACTGCTCCGATCAATGTACTTTTTATGATACTAAAATTTCCAAGTAAATTTATTGGTAGGAAAAGTTTGCCAATTTCCTTTCAGTCAGAGCAATACTACTTCCTGCTAGATGTGTGAATAAATTTGCCAAGGAGATGAGATGAATtactttttttgaaatggacAAATGAAAAACGAAAATAAGGGTTGAGGAAACCTCTCTCAGAAAACACAATAGTAATGTGGATGCACTTGTAGATGCTAGATAGTATAATGCCTGCCATTCATCCCAAACACTAGCAGCAGCCAAACTCCTAAAGCTTCAGCAAAGCCTTCAACTAGATGCAATGTCGTCGGATCCGAAAAAATTTCGACGGTTCTGTGACATGCACAAATGCTGGATAGATGCTTCAGTCTTCAGATGTTGTTGTCTCATTTCTGAAGGAGTTGGCTGGTGCATCTTCGGCAAGCTCTTCATCTCCAGATTGAGAGATATTATGCTCTCAAGTTTCTCAAAAGTGTTCATCTCGAGAATTCAATGAATAATTACTTCGATGGTGGAAATTATGTAAAACTTTGACCATCACTGTGGTTTAGATTAATAATAAGGGAATTACTGCATATTCAAGAAGGATGCTCTGAGTTTCTCATTTTGTTCTTCCTAAATCTTTGACCATCACTGTGGTTTAGATGCCTTTTTAGTACCTAATCTAAGAGTAAATCTAATATTTCAATTGAAGCAGTAAAATATCTACAATGCAATAGTATTCAAAAGCGAAATTACGGCTAAGCGAAGGTACACTTTCCGAAAACTTGAGAGCATTATATCTCTCAATCTTGAGATTAAGAACTTGCCGAAGAGGCACCAGCCAGCTCCGTCAGAAATGAGACAACATCATCCGAAGACTGAAGCAGATATCGAGCATTTGTACGCGTCCGGCCGACAGTACAAGAGTAGTAGTTCTCCCTCTTCAGGTCAAGTACATTCCATGAAATCTTCTCAGGAGACGGCCATCGTGGATTCCCATTGCTGTGATTGGCATTCTTCTTCTCACCATTTAGTAAAAGTCGTTGTGTCTTGCTCTGAGCTGATTTTGAGGCATTTTTATTTGATGGAACCTTCAATGAAGATCTTCTCTCACTAGGTAACTTTTGTCCATCAGTCATCTTTCTTGGAAGACCCATCGGCTCAGGCGGAAGATCTGGCTCAAAAAAGGTGTAAACATCTTCATCCTGAAATGAACATGAACAAACACCTGAATCAAAATGTTCTCCATTTTCCACAATTGGGAGTTAAGGCACATAAAATGAACTACAATCCCATGCTTGTCGGTTGGTATTAAGGATCAGACGATGCAAAAGTGGAGCATTTTGATGAGCCTGTGAAGAACCTTCAAGAAAATACTGGAAAGTAACTTAAAGTTGCTGagagttttgagttttgaccATGATAGTATAGCATGTAATGAAGGATTAATAGCAGATTCTGAGTTTCTGAAGAACCTTATTTAAGCAAAATGTGATCGTATAATTCCTCAGATCAGTAGGGAAACTTATAATTCAGATAAGTGGGGATCAGAGATGAGGGAAGGCATGACTTGTGGGATGGGAAGGTTACCTTTCCTAGAAAATGTCCAATACACAGCACATAATCAATGGGTGTAGTCATAGATTTACTGTGAACTATCTCTCCCAATATACGGTCAATTGCTGCACCCTGAGTTGATAAAGAAAATtgtcagaaaagaaaacaagcaaAAAACTGTggcatgaaaaatataaagttcattaatgtaatattttttgttaagcGTTCATGGATTCACCTTTGTGACACCAACTGGTCGCACCTCGACAGACCGGCTACCTTGAACAACATCAACAGATGCATTAGAAATTGGACCAGTCCAGAGATGCTGCAGCATATCTCTTGCTTGAAGTCTTCCAAAATCAACATCTACAATTGTGATAATATGACAAGAAACAGAAAGAGTATTATAATAAACAAAAGTGCACTTGTTCAAAAGACCATCTTACAATGGAAACGGGATAAAACAGAACCATTCTTTTTCTGAGTTGAGGgatcaaaatttttttgtacCTGCATATTTATAATTCCACACAAGCGAAGTTGCACGGTCATCCAAATGTGACCGGGGTGTTCTCTCTGTGAAATACTCAAAAACATGCTGAAAAAATAACATCAGCATTGTAAGTTGGAGGAGTCATGATTCAACCAAACAGAATATAACTTTAATTCAAGACTCAAGATCACCTTCACACTCTCAACCCATTCCATATTCAAATGTTCGGGCATTGTTGTCATCCATTTTCCCTTTGTTAGGCGCAAAAACATCCCATTTTCAGCTGCCAACCACATGTCAAGCTCCCCGAAGTTCTGTAAAAACAGTCTAATTAAAAAAGGGATAAAGTAAAGGTGGTAAAGAAATTAAGATGTGAAGATGGATGAAATACATCATCTAAAACTTCTGTGGCACTCCCGCTGAGGACAACAATAGTTGTTTGTGGATCATTGCAGAGTGCTGACAAGGGTTCTTTCAACTCTGGGTGCAGTTTAAGttccatttcttttatttgatcACCTCGTCTCTCAGGTGTGTCCACTGGTTCAGTTAATGTTGCGTTGAATCCCTGAGTTCGAATCACCACAAAGatcagaagaaagaagaaaaaaagaagtctaTCAACGTTGAATCCACGAAAGAAATATTATTGACAGAAGGTAAGAGGGAGCCTAATGCCTTTCAATTATAAGTCTTAAAAATAACAGGGAGAAACTGGTATCAACTAAATGCAAATTGGTGAGACCAACTTGATGTATTTTAGCTACTAAATATGTCAAGCATATCAGCAGCCTATATTAGTCACTGACCTGAATTATATGGAAGCAACTTTTATGTACTGCTGGTATACTGGGAAAAGTAAAGGCATATAAAAACCTTTCGGTTGGGGAGTGAGATCTTGGTTAAGACATTTCTATGACAACTGCCCGTTACGTGCATCAGGCTTCCTAGATTTGACAAAGTATGCAGATCTCTTCAAAGATGAAAACCATGCTGATATGTATGATATTTAATGAAGAATTTACTAGAGGTAAGAACACTTCTTAACTGGGACATTCCCATAACATACCAGTATGATCAATCGATTACTTGCTTTCGAATATCTTTCAATAGCCTCCTTGTTTGGAAGCGGTGGTGGCACCTGTCTAGTCCTTATTTGTGCCTCTACGACAGTGTCGTTAAGTTCACTGGAAAATATTAATGCGAATATCAAATCTCAGTAAGTAATTAGTCTGCCATGCCAATTATGTTGGTTTACCATAGTTCCAAAAGCTTAAGTTGTTAGCACACAGcacaaaaataatgtcaagTTCTAAGAATTATGACATGTTGAAACTCAAGCATGCATACCTTACAAACGTTTCGGCCCATTCCTGGGCAGTGTGGGTTGTCACATGTATAAAGTTATGCTTATGCcgcttctctctttcttcagaGGCCATATTTAATGCTTGGGCAATTGAATTGGCAACTTCTGTGATGTTCCATGGGTTCACTAGAATTGCTCCAGCACCTAGAGACTGTGCGGCACCAGCAAACTGCAAAATGAATTGGAAGTGTTAAAAgctagaagaaaaacaagtaataaAAATTAGTCGATTTATCTGTTCCTTGAATGTCAATTGCACAACTAGCATTGCATCTGATACAACCTTAACGAAATAAATGCTAAACACAATTAAGAGATGTTTTACGAGAACCAACTAAACATAGGTTCAGCATCTCAAGCTTATTTGATTCATGATCTCTATCTTTTTACATTATGTACTATTCTCAACattgaaaattataattcaacACCAACTCAATTTTCCGCAAAGAGACGAAGATATTACATAACCAAACATGCATGCTTATAGTTATTACCTCACTAAGAATGAGGACCCCTTTCTTTGCATCTTGGCATGCCACAAACTCGTAACTGACAAGATTCATTCCATCTCTCAGGGAAGTGACAAGTGCTACATCTGGGcaaattggggaaaaaaaaaagcagggAAGAAGACTTTATCAGCTCAAGGGTTACATATACATTTTCTTAGATATTTGTCTATTAGAAATAAACCATGAAATTGCACCTCTTACAGCTAAAATTGTTTAAGTTctgaataaaacaaaactacaGAAATCAGGAAGAGCACAAAAGGATTTTCTGCCATAAAGGCTTATGGCTTATGTTGAAAATTTGGTTTGCCTGAAAAATTCTGGATCAAAAGAAAGAGGGAAATCCAGAGTATGTAGAATAATAGTACCTGTAACAGCATATAGTGCACATAATGCATGAAAGTCAAGGGAACGATCCTGTAGACGTAGAAAGAATTGTTATGGGAAACATTACATTAAATTTCATGTGGTAGGTCTTGAAACTTGATATAGATGAACGATAAAAATACTGTTATGGTTATGGAACAGGCACTGCTAAACTACTATTCCACCACATTCTTGCAACCCTATTGCTGCTCTGCCATTTTCCCACACATATTACATCAACATCCTTCATATGACCTTTGAATAATACATCATATCATGGAACAGTTACTTAAGAAGTCAAGTGCATACCAGGTGATGTATTGGGACAGCAGTCAAAGTTCCAAATCTGCCATTAATTCGCCCAACAATTTCATGAACCTGGCTTGTAAGTTTTTGATCTGTGGAAATGCAAAATAAGTAGTTTATACATCATACTTAAGATAAGACGAAGGGACAAGAAACCACATGAAGGGGCATACACTCTGGAACATCCGTTCTTGTTGGCACCGCAATTTGCAGTAAAACCACTTTGTCACGCCAACTTGGGTTTTCCTCAAGAAACTTTTCAAATGCCAGTATCTTTTGTGGAATTCCTTTAATCATATCAAGGCGATCGACACCTAACATTACCTGTAATGAAGAATGTTAACAGAATTAAAGTTCTATGTTTCAGATTGATCATGTTACTGTTCTCTAAAGTGACACATATTTTTGGCAGATTTCATTGACAGAAATAACAGGTGTATTTGTGTACGTGTCTAGGATCACTGCAACAACAAATGAACATTTACCTTTCGCCCGGCAAATCTTTCTTTCAATTCTCTAATGTGTTCTTGGACTTGAGGAACCTCCAGTGCACGTATGAAGCGCTCTGAATCTATTCCAATAGGGAACTGAAATTTCAAGCACAAAAAACATAGTAAGTACAGCTAATAATTAGACAgtgtatatatatcatataaaaTGCTTAACACTAAACTTTGTGCAATGATGAAAATTACACGAAACCTCAAAGGATAAAATacgaaaaaccaaaaaaggagCAGGTAGTAATTAGATAGATACAGACCGCAGCCACTCGAGTAAGCCTCCCTTGATCCTCAACTCCTTCAGGTGTACCCTCAAGTCCAAGAATGCGAGTGCAAGCACTAACAAAGTGCCGTGCATAGTCATAAGTGTGAAaactgcaaagaaaaaaaaattactttatAATCGTTTGCATATTAGGTTTTTATGATGTAAACAGAATTAAATAATCTATCAGGACAACATTTTACCAGATATCTTCAACAAAGTAAATCGTATAACATGTTTGTTATTGATACAGAATGTAACCA belongs to Prunus persica cultivar Lovell chromosome G4, Prunus_persica_NCBIv2, whole genome shotgun sequence and includes:
- the LOC18779650 gene encoding trifunctional UDP-glucose 4,6-dehydratase/UDP-4-keto-6-deoxy-D-glucose 3,5-epimerase/UDP-4-keto-L-rhamnose-reductase RHM1; the encoded protein is MGSYTPKNILITGAAGFIASHVANRLIRSYPDYNIVVLDKLDYCSNLKNLLPSKSSPNFKFVKGDIGSADLVNYLLITESIDTIMHFAAQTHVDNSFGNSFEFTKNNIYGTHVLLEACKVTGQIRRFIHVSTDEVYGETDEDAVVGNHEASQLLPTNPYSATKAGAEMLVMAYGRSYGLPVITTRGNNVYGPNQFPEKLIPKFILLAMQGKPLPIHGDGSNVRSYLYCEDVAEAFELILHKGEVGHVYNIGTKKERRVIDVAKDICRLFSVDPETNIKFVENRPFNDQRYFLDDQKLKILGWSERTIWQEGLKKTIEWYTKNPNWWGDVSGALLPHPRMLMMPGGIERHLEGSEEEKSESFVPSNTRMLVPPSKSCSSPRKPPFKFLIYGKTGWIGGVLGKLCEKQGIPFEYGKGRLQDRSSLLADIQNVRPTHVFNAAGVTGRPNVDWCESHKAETIRTNVAGTLTLADVCREHGLLMMNFATGCIFEYDAKHPEGSGVGFTEEDKPNFFGSFYSKTKAMVEELLKEFDNVCTLRVRMPISSDLNNPRNFITKISRYNKVVNIPNSLTILDELLPISIEMAKRNLRGIWNFTNPGVVSHNEILEMYKQYIDPKFTWANFTIEEQAKVIVAARSNNEMDASKLKKEFPELLPVKESLIKYVFEPNKTNSTQ
- the LOC18780346 gene encoding alpha,alpha-trehalose-phosphate synthase [UDP-forming] 1 gives rise to the protein MPGDKYNSNSSHIPNRVERLLRERELRKNSRASHLNEAQPFEPDLQLREDENSKVAYVEQFLEGAAAARALTDGCEKQEGRPLRQRQRLLVVANRLPVSAVRRGEDSWSLDISAGGLVSALLGVKEFEARWIGWAGVNVPDEIGQKALTKALAEKRCIPVFLDEEIVHQYYNGYCNNILWPLFHYLGLPQEDRLATTRSFQSQFAAYKKANQMFADVVNEHYLEGDVVWCHDYHLMFLPKCLKDYNSKMKVGWFLHTPFPSSEIHRTLPSRSELLRSVLAADLVGFHTYDYARHFVSACTRILGLEGTPEGVEDQGRLTRVAAFPIGIDSERFIRALEVPQVQEHIRELKERFAGRKVMLGVDRLDMIKGIPQKILAFEKFLEENPSWRDKVVLLQIAVPTRTDVPEYQKLTSQVHEIVGRINGRFGTLTAVPIHHLDRSLDFHALCALYAVTDVALVTSLRDGMNLVSYEFVACQDAKKGVLILSEFAGAAQSLGAGAILVNPWNITEVANSIAQALNMASEEREKRHKHNFIHVTTHTAQEWAETFVSELNDTVVEAQIRTRQVPPPLPNKEAIERYSKASNRLIILGFNATLTEPVDTPERRGDQIKEMELKLHPELKEPLSALCNDPQTTIVVLSGSATEVLDDNFGELDMWLAAENGMFLRLTKGKWMTTMPEHLNMEWVESVKHVFEYFTERTPRSHLDDRATSLVWNYKYADVDFGRLQARDMLQHLWTGPISNASVDVVQGSRSVEVRPVGVTKGAAIDRILGEIVHSKSMTTPIDYVLCIGHFLGKDEDVYTFFEPDLPPEPMGLPRKMTDGQKLPSERRSSLKVPSNKNASKSAQSKTQRLLLNGEKKNANHSNGNPRWPSPEKISWNVLDLKRENYYSCTVGRTRTNARYLLQSSDDVVSFLTELAGASSASS